Part of the Microbacterium immunditiarum genome is shown below.
CCGCAGTCGTGACGGATCGCGTGCAGCCGGGGTTCTGCTTCGCGCCGTTCCACTGGAACGACGAGCACGGCGAGTACCTCACGGTGAACGCGCTCACGAACGACGCGGTCGACGAGGCGTCTCGCCAGCCCGAGTTCAAGTACGCGGCGGTCACGCTGCGCCGGGTGGCCGGGGCTGCGAAGAACGAGAGTCCGGATGCGGTCGCCCTCGCCGCGGCCGAGGGCGACCGCCCCGTGATCGCGACTCACGAGGAGGCCTATCTCGCGGGGTTCCTCGCCGGCGTCGCGGGCACCACCGCCCGGCGCGCGGTCGTCCCGGCCCTGCCCGCGTCGGCACCGGTGTCGGAACCCGTGCGTGCCTGGTTCAACGGGCTGCTCGCGCGTGCCGCCTCCGGCGGAGTCGAGCCGGCGGGGCTGACCTCTGCGCTGGGCAGTGGTCCCCGGCGGGACGACGTGCTGCTCGTGTGGGGGTCGCAGACCGGCACGACCGAGGAGTTCGCGCGGGCGACCGCGACTGCGCTCGCGGAGCGCGGCGTGACCGTGCGGCCCGTGGGAATGGACGCGATCGCCGTGGGTGATCTCACCCGTATCGAGCGGCTGCTCGTCGTGACGTCGACTTTCGGAGACGGCGGCCCACCCGACAACGCCGCCGGACTCTGGGACGAGCTGCGCGCCGACGGAGCGCCGGCGCTCGACGGGTTGCGCTACTCAGTGCTCGCCTTCGGCGACACCGGGTACGCCGACTTCTGCGCCCACGGGCGCAGCCTGGACGCGCGGCTCGGCGAGCTCGGAGCGACGGCGATCGTGCCGCGCGTGGACTGCGAGGCGCATGATCCGGGGCCGGCGCGGCGCTGGCTCGACGATGTGCTGGCGGCGCTCTCGGAGGACCCCCGCGCGAGGGCCGGGACGGTGAGCGGCGCTGCGGCCGGGGCATCCGACTCACCCGCGACAGCGAACGCCACCACGTCGGTGCCCGAGCCGTTCACGCGCGCCCGTCCCCTGGTGACTCCTCTCGTGCGCAATGAGCTGTTGAGCGGCGCGGGATCTGCGAAGGAGGTCCGCCGCATCGCATTCGACCTGTCGTCGGCGGACCTCACGTACTCCGCGGGCGACTCGATCGGGGTGGTGTGCGACAACGACCCTCGCACGGTGGAGGCATGGCTCACGACCACGAGGCTCGGGGCGGCGACGACCGTGTCGGTCGACGGTGAGAGGCGGCGGTTCGGGGACGTGCTGCGGACGCGCCTCGACGTCACGCGCATCACCCCCGCCCTCCTGCGGTTCGTCGTCGAGCGCACGGCCGACGCGCGGCTCGCGCGGCTCGTACGGAACAACAGCGCCGACCTCGAGCGCTTCCTGTGGTCGAAGCAGGCGGTCGACCTGCTGCGCGAGTTCCCCGTGCACGCGGAGCCGGAGGAGTGGATCGATGTGCTGTCGCGCCTGCAGCCGCGTCAGTACTCCATCTCGTCGAGCCCGCTCGTCTCACCCGACCGCGTCGAGGCCACGGTGTCGGTCGTGCGCTTCCGCACGGAGGCGGGCGAGGCGCGCGGGGGAGTGTGCTCCACACTGCTGGCCGATCGGGCGGCGCACACGCCCGTGCCGATCTACCTCCAGCGCTCGCTGCACTTCCGGCCACCGCTGGACCCGACGGCGCGCGTGGTCATGGTGGGCCCGGGCACGGGCGTCGCGCCGTTCCGCGCCTTCCTGCACGATCGTCGTGCGAACGGGCATACCGGCGCGAACTGGCTGTTCTTCGGCGACCAGCACGCCGCGACCGACTTCCTCTACCGCGACGAGCTCGAGGCGATGCACGCCGACGGCTTCCTGACGCGCCTCGACCTCGCGTTCTCGCGCGACCAGCGGCAGAAGGTCTATGTGCAGGACCGGATGCTGGAGCACGGCGCGCGGCTGTGGCACTGGCTCCAGGAGGGCGCGTATCTCTACGTGTGCGGCGACGCGTCCCGCATGGCGCGCGATGTCGACGCGACGCTCGTGCGCCTCGCGCGCGTGCACGGCGGGCTGGGCGAGGACGACGCCGACGAGTTCAAGAGGCGGCTCGTCGCCGAGAAGCGCTATCTGCGGGACGTGTACTGACCCCGACCGGTCGCTGGCACGCGCACGCGAAGGGGCGGAACCGGCGTACCGGCCCCGCCCCTTCGCTCGTACGGACTCAGATCCGCTCGTGCGCGAGCGACTTCCGCGGGATGGCGTAGACGAAGAGCGTGATCGCGAGCAGCACCGCGTACACTGCCGCGAACGCCCAGAACGCCGCGGTGTAGCCTCCGGTCGCGGACTGCGACGCGTTGAGCAGCTGCGGCACGAGGAATCCGCCGTACGCGCCGATCGCCGAGATGAGGCCCAGCGCGGCGGCGGCCTGGCGCTGCGAGGCGACGGCGGGCGTGGCATCCGCGCCCCTCACCCGCCCGCGGGCCGCGAACACCATCGGGATCATGCGGTACGTCGATCCGTTGCCGACGCCCGTCGCCGCGAAGATCACGACGAAGCACGCGAGGAACAGCCAGAAGCTGCCCAGCGGCAGCAGCCCGATGAGCGCGAGGGCGCCGATCGCCATGACCGCGAACGCAGCCACGGTGACGCGGGCGCCGCCGAAGCGGTCGGAGAGCCTGCCGCCATACGGGCGCGCGAGCGATCCGACGAGAGCGCCGATGAAGGCGAGCTGCAGCGACGCCTGGCCCACCTGGAACGTCGAGAACTCGGGGAACTGGTCGGCGATGAGCTTCGGGAACACGCTCGCGAAGCCGATGAACGACCCGAACGTGCCGATGTAGAGCAAGGAGAGCAGCCACAGGTGCGGCTCGCGAAGTGCCGCGGCGGATGCCGCGAAGTCCGCCTTCGCCGACGACAGGTTGTCCATGTATCGCCACGCGCCCCACGTCGCGAGCAGGATGAGCGGGATCCACATCCAGCCGGCGAGTGCGAGGTTGAGGGTCGCCGCGGCGCCGAACGTGACCGCGATCGGCACGAGCAGCTGCGCGACCGAGGTGCCGATGTTGCCGCCGGCGGCGTTGAGCCCGAGCGCCCATCCCTTCTCGCGCTGCGGGAAGAAGTACGTGATGTTCGCCATCGAGCTCGCGAAGTTGCCGCCGCCGACGCCGGCGAGCGCCGCGATGAGGAGCATGACGCCGAACGGGGTCGAGGAGTTCGTCACGACGATGCCGAGGAGCGTGGTCGGCACGAGCAGGAGCGCGGCCGAGACGATCGTCCAGTTCCGACCGCCGAAGCGCGCGACCATGAACGTGTACGGGAACCGAAGTGTCGCGCCGACAAGGCTCGGCAGCGAGATGAGCCAGAACGCCTCGGAGCTCGAGAAGGTGAACCCGGCATCGGGCAGCATCACGACGACGATGCTCCACAGCTGCCACACGATGAAGCCGAGAAACTCGGCGAAGATCGACCAGCCGAGGTTGCGCCTCGCGATCGAGCGGCCCTCGGCGGCCCAGAAGGTCGGGTTCTCGGCGTCCCAGCCGTCGATCCAGCGACCCGGCCGTCGCGTGAGCCGTACGGCGGATGCTTCGGGCGCGGGCGCACCGGGATCGGCGAGCTCGGGGCCGGACTGCGGGGGTGAGGACGTTGCGGGGGTGATGGTCATGGGGGCCTCCTCCGGTCGTGTGCTCCGACGCTAGGGACCCGGTGTTTCATCGCCCCGCGCGGGGCGTTACCCCCTGGTCACTTCTCCGTCACGGTCGAAGGAGTCACGTCGTGAGAGGCGTGTGATCTGCGCGTTACACGAGTGCGGGCACGGATGCCCCACGCGGGTCGCGCGGCGGATTCAGGCGGCGCCGGCGACGGGGGCCGCGGCCGCCCGATAGCGCTCGGCGACGATCGCGGCGATGCGCGGATCCGGGCCGAGGGGGCTCGTCGCGGCATCCGCCCCCGACGTGCGGATGACGTCGGCGAAGTACCCCGGCGCGAGGACGTAGCTCGCGGCGACGACCCGCGACGCTCCCGCCGCGCGCGCCGCGGAGACGGCGGCGTCGATGCGCGGGTCGCACCCCGCCGCGAAGCCGACGCCCACGGGACGCGACAGGCAGCGCGAGAGGAGCTGCGCGACGGCGCCCACGTCGTCGGCGGCGCGCGGGTCGCTCGAGCCCGCCGCCGCGAGCACGATCGCGTCGTCGGAGCGGAGGCCGAGCTCACCCAGCCGCGACTCCAGCACGAGCGCCAGGAGGTCGTGCGGTCCGAGCGGCGGAGCCGCCACGACGCCGTCGCGCAGCCTCGCCGCACGCGCGATGTCGACGCCCGTGTGGAACCCGGTCGACAGCAGCAGCGGGACGATGACCGCCGACCGGCCGGGCGGGAGCGCCGCGACGACCTCGTCGATGGAGGGCTCCTGCACGTCGACGAACGCCTCGCGCACGTCGACGCCGGGCAGCAGCACGCGCACCTCGTCGACGAGCGAGCCGATGGCGGTCCGGCCGTCGGGCGAGCTCGTGCCGTGGGAGCACGCGATGAGGACGGGGCGGATCATTCGTCCTCCTGGACGTCGAGCCGGTAGCCGCGCTTGACCACCGTGCGGATGAGCTCGGGTGCGCCGACCGCTTCGCGCAGGCGTGCGATCGCCATCTCGACCGCGTGCGCGCTGTCGGCCGATCGCGGCAGGACGTCCAGGAGCGATCCGCGTGAGACGACGCGGCCGCGCGCGTCGAAGAGAGCGCCGAGGAGCTCGACGCTCGTGCGCGACAGCGGCCGGAATTCGCCGTCGAGCACTGCTCCGCTGCTGCGCAGCTCGAGGCGACCGGCCGCGGTCTCGACCGCGGCGGCGCGTCCGGACGCGTAGTAGGTCACGACGCCCCGCACGAGCGCGCCGAGGCGGCCTCGATCGGCGACGAGCACCTCGATGTCGGCGGCACGCAGTGGTCCGGCCGTCACGGGTCCCACGGCGGCGACGAGCAGCCGCCGCGCGCGTGCGCGACGAGCGATGTCGGCGACGACGCCTTCGCGTGCCGCGGCGGCGAGCCACTCCGCCGCGCCCGGCGCGGAGGTGAAGAGGACGGCGTCGACCTCGCCCGAGGCGGCGGCGATCACCGAGCGGGTCACGGCGGCGGCATCCGGCGGTGCGCCCCATCGGTACACGGTGAGGCTCACGACGTCCGCGCCGTGGCTCGTGAAGAGCTCGTCGAGGCCGTCGGCGCCGGAGCCGTGGTGCTGCACCGCGATCCGCCGGCCGACGACGCCCTCGGCGACGAGGAACTCGCCGAGCTCGGCCGCCGTCTCGGTCTCGGCGACCCAGTCGGCGGTGAAGCCCGCCTGCTGGATCGCACCGCGCGCCTTGGGGCCGCGCGCGACGAACCGCGCGACCGCGAGGGCATCGTGCAGCGGATCGCTGAGCCCCGCTTCGTCGGCGGCCTCGATCCAGCCGCGGAACCCGACCCCGGTCGTCGCGACGACGATGTCGGGCGGATTCTCGATGAGCTCGCGCGTTCGCGCGACGAGCGCGTCGTCGTCGATGTGCGGCACGATCGTGAGAGCGGGCGCATGCTGGACCTGCGCGCCGTGGCGCTCGAGCGCGGCGGAGAGCTCGCTCGACCGGCGATCGACGGCGATGACGATGACGCACCCGGCGAGCGCCGCCGACAGCAGGGGACGCGGGGGTTCGCTCACGGACCTGCGCCTTCGCGCGTGGCGGCTGGCGCGGGCAGCAGCAGGTCGGCGCGGGCGACGTCGCCGACGACGATGACCGCCGGGTTCGAGACGCCGACCGCGTGCGCGTCGTCCACGGCCCGGCCGAGTGTCGTGCGGGTCGTGCGCTGGCGCGCGGTGTGCCCGCTCTCGACGATGGCGACCGGCCGGTCCTCCGGCACGCCCGCGTCGAGCGCGGAGCGCATGAGACGCGGGAGCGCCGCGACTCCCATGAGCACGACGGTCGTGGCATCCGGGTCCGCGAGCGCCGCCAGCGTCGCGGGCGAGACGGTCGCCTGCCCGTTGACGACGTGGACCGCGCCCGCCGTGCCGCGATGCGTCACGGGGATGCCCGCCGCCTGCGGCACGGCGAGGGCGCTCGAGATGCCCGGGACGACCTCGACGGCGACGCCGGCCGCGAGGCACGCGGCGACCTCCTCGCCGCCGCGTCCGAGCACGAACGGGTCGCCGCCCTTGAGTCGCACGACGCGCCGCCCCGCGCGCGCGTGCTCGACGAGCAGCTCGTTGATGCGCTCCTGCGGCACGGGGTGGTGGCCTGGCCGCTTGCCCACGTCGATGACCTGTACGTCGGAGTCGAGGTCGGAGAGGACGGATGCCGGCCCGAGCCGGTCCGCGACGACGACGTCCGCCTCGGCGAGCAGCCGGCGGCCGCGCACCGTCATGAGGTCCTCGGGACCCGGACCGCCGCCCACGAGCGCGACGTGGCCGGACGCCGTCGCGCGGCGGCGCCGCACCGGGAGTCGCCCTTCGCGCAGCAGCGTCGCGACCGCATCGCGCAGGCGCGCGGCCCGCGATGGATCCACGCCGGAGTCCGACACGACGCCCACGAGCACGTCTCCCGAGCGCGCCTCCGCCGCGAGCCGCGCGGTGCCGTGCGCGCCGTCGGATGCGTTGACGCACAGCGTGCGGCGCTCCTCGCACGCGCGGGCGACCCACTCGTCGGTGTGCGGGTCTCCGGTGGCGGTGTGCACGAACCACACGTCGTCGAGGTCGGATGCCGCGACCGCGCGTGCGATCCACCGCACGTCGTGCTCGCGCACGAGTGCCGCGACTGCGGGGTCGAGCGCGGGGGCTACGACGCGCACGCGCGCCCCCTCCTCGATGAACCGCGGCAGGCGACGCGCGGTCACGGAGCCTCCGCCCACCATGAGCACGTCGCGTCCGGTGAGCGAGACCCCGATGACGGTGGTCATGAGCGCGCCGCCCATCGGACGAACACGTCGCCGGCGCGCACGGCGACGGGCCACGTCTCGAGCGAGCGCTCATCCTTGCCCAGCGTGTCGAGGCACGCGCCGGTGCGCAGGTCGAACACCTGCTTGTACATGGGGGAGGCGACGGTCGGGGCATCCGCCCTCGTCCCGACGATGCCGCGCGAGATCACGTTCGCCCCGCTGTAGGGATCGAGGTTCGACACCGCGAAGATGGGACCGCCGTCGTCCGGCCCGTGGAGCAGGAAGAGGGCGAGCTGCACGCCGTCGATGAGCGCCGCGCGGCCGCGCTCGGGCTCGAGGTCGGCGACGGCGCACACGCGCACCCACTCCCACGTCCGGGTCGGACGCTTCTCGGCGGTCGAGACGATCGTCATGCGCGCACCTCCAGGGTCGTTCCGGCGATGAGCACGCGACCGTCGGCGCGCTCCTCGGGTGTCGCCGGTCGCGGCTGGCCGCGTTCGGCGGTGTAGGCGAGCGACGGGTCCGGCGTGCGCGGCGCGTTGACGAAGGACGCGAAGCGCCGGAGCTTCTCGGGGTCTTCGAGCGTCGCCCTCCACTCGTCCTCGTACGAGTCGATGTGGGCGGCCATCGCGGCGTCGAGGTCCGCGCAGATGCCGAGGCTGTCGTCGAAGATCACGGCGCGCAGCGCGTCGAGGCCGCCTTCCAGGTCCTCGAGCCACGGCGCGGTGCGCTGGAGGCGGTCAGCCGTGCGGATGTAGTACATGAGGAACCGGTCGATCGCCGTGAGCAGCGCGTCGTCGTCGAGCCCCTCGGCGAGCAGCTGCGCGTGGCGCGGCGTGAAGCCGCCGTTGCCGCCGACGTAGAGGTTCCAGCCCGCCTCGGTCGCGATGACGCCGACGTCCTTGCCCCGAGCCTCGGCGCACTCGCGCGCGCATCCCGAGACGCCGAGCTTGAGCTTGTGCGGCGACCGCAGCCCCCGGTACCGCAGCTCGAGCTGCACCGCCATTCCGACGGAGTCCTGCACGCCGTAGCGGCACCACGTCGATCCGACACACGACTTCACCGTGCGCAGCGACTTGCCGTACGCGTGACCGGACTCGAAGCCCGCGTCGACGAGCCGCTTCCAGATCTCGGGGAGCTGCTCGAGCCGCGCACCGAACATGTCGATGCGCTGGCCGCCCGTGATCTTCGTGTACAGGCCGAAGTCCTTCGCGACCGCACCGATCGCGAGGAGTCCCTCGGGTGTGATCTCGCCGCCCGGAATGCGGGGCACGACCGAGTACGAGCCGTCCTTCTGCAGGTTCGCCATGACGTGGTCGTTGGTGTCCTGCAGCGTCGCGTTCTCGCCGTCGAGCACGTGCGTGTGCACGAGCGTCGACAGGATGCTCGCGATCGCGGGCTTGCAGATGTCGCATCCGCGGCCCGTTCCGAACCGATCCACGATCGCGCTGAACGTCGTGAGCCCCGATACCCGGATCGCGTCGAACAGCTGCGCGCGCGACAGCGCGAAGTGCTCGCACATCGCGTTGCTCACCGAAGCGCCGGTCTTCTGCAGCTCGCCGACCACAATGCGCTTGACGAGCGGAACGCACGACCCGCACGCGGCGCCCGCGCGCGTGCACGCTTTCACGCCCGCGACGTCGGTGCAGCCCTCCTCGTGCACCGCGTGACGGATGGCACCCGCCGACACGCTGTTGCACGAGCACACCATCGCCTCGTCGGGCAGTTCGCCCGCGGGCGCAGGAACCCCGCCTTCGGGCAGGAGGTACGTCGCCGGGTCGCCGCCGAGCGCACCGCCCACGAGCGGGCGCAGGGCCGCGTACGCGGACGCGTCCCCGACGAGCACGCCGCCCAGCAGCGTCTTGGCGTCGTCGGAGAGCACGAGCTTCTTGTAGACGCCCGCGACGGGGTCGGCGTAGACCACATCGAGAGCACCCGGCGTCGTCGCGAACGCGTCGCCGAAGCTCGCGACGTCGACGCCCGAGAGTTTGAGCTTGGTCGACAGGTCGTACCCCGGGAACGTCGCGTTCCCGCCGAGCAGGCGCGTCGCGGCGACTTCGGCCATCGCGTAGCCGGGCGCGACGAGGCCGACGCACTGTCCCTGGAACGACGCGACCTCGCCGATCGCGAAGATCGCGGGGTCCGACGTGCGGCACCCGGCGTCGATGACGACGCCGCCGCGAGGGTCCACGTCGAGACCCGCCTCACGCGCGAGCTCGTCGCGCGGGCGCACACCCACCGTGAAGACGACGACATCGGCGTGCTCGTAGCTTCCGTCGCTGAACTCGAGCCCCGCGACCTCCCCCGAAGGTCCGGGGTCGAGCCGCGTCGTGATCGAGGACGTGAGCACCCGGATGCCGCGCGACTCGATCAGCCGCCGCAGCGCGTCGCCCGCCGCGAGGTCGAGCTGCGCCGACATGAGCCGGTCGGCGGCCTGAACGACGGTCGGGGTCACGTCGAGTCCCTGCAGCGCGCCCGCCGCCTCGAGTCCGAGGAGCCCGCCGCCGATGACCATGCCGGTCAGCGGACGGCCCAGCTGCCGCGAACGGGCCTCGACGAACGCGCGGAGCGCGGCGACGTCGTCGAGCGTGCGATACACGAAGCATCCGGGCAGCTCGAACCCGTCCACCGCGAGTCGTGCCGCGTACGAGCCGGTCGCCAACACGAGGGAGTCGAACGGATGCCGCGCCCCGTCGTCCGTCGCGACGACACGCTCACGGCGATCGATCCGAGCGGCGCGCACGCCCGTGTGCACCCGGACACGGACGTGTTCGAGCACGCCCCGGTCGAGCGTCAGGTCGTCGACTGACGCGCCGTCGAAGAAGGACGTGAGCGCGACGCGGTCGTACGGCGCGCGCGGTTCCTCGCCGAGGACGGTGATGACCGTGTCGCCGTCGTCTCGCGACGTGAGGCTCTCGACGAAGCGGTGCGCGACCATGCCGGCGCCCACGACGACGACGCGTCGGGTCGATCCGGTCCTGTCCATGGCCTCACGATAGGCAGGCCGGTTTTCGGGGCCGTGTGGCCCATGTTTCGAGTTCGTGACGTCGGAAGAGCCGGACATCGTGCCTCCTCTCGCGGCCGGTGGGGCCGCGTGGTCCGCTGACTGCCGTGGCTCGACGTTAGGAAGAGCGCGTTTCGCCGCGGGTGCCGGGGCCGTTACCCGGACGCAACGTTTCCCTCACGCCGCCGCAGTGGCCGTTGTGAGATCGGACGCGCGACCGCGCGCTGACTAGGCTCGATCCGTGCGCACTCCGTCTCGCTCAGCACACCGCATCGATGTCGTCACGATCTTCCCGTCCTTCTTCGACGTGCTGGAGGTGTCGCTGCTGGGCAAGGCCCGCGACCGAGGGCTCCTCGACGTGCGCGTGCATGACCTGCGCGAATGGACGCACGACCGTCACCGCACCGTCGACGACACCCCGTACGGCGGCGGAGCGGGCATGGTCATGAAGCCGGAGCCCTGGGGCGAGGCGCTAGACGCGATCGTCGCCGATGCCGCCGCCCCGCCGGTCTTCGTCTTCCCGTCGCCCGCCGGTGAGATGTTCACGCAGGCCACGGCGCGCGAGTTCGCACACGAGCCGCACCTCGTCATCGGATGCGGACGATACGAGGGCATCGACGAGCGGGTGTTCGAGTACGCCGCGAGGCTCGGGCGCGTGCGGCTCGTGAGCCTCGGCGACTACGTGCTCAACGGCGGCGAGGTGGCCGCGATGGCGATGATCGAGGCGGTCGGCCGGCTCATCCCCGGTGTCGTCGGCAATCCCGAGAGCCTCCTCGAGGAGTCGCACGAAGGGGGCCTGCTCGAGTACCCCTCTTACACGAAGCCCGCGTCGTGGCGCGGCTACGACGTCCCCGAGATCCTCTTGAGCGGCAATCACGGCGCGATCGCGGCGTGGCGGCGCGAGCAGCAGATCGCGCGCACGCGCGAGCGCCGGCCAGACCTCCTCGGCGAGTGAGCCGTGGGCGCGGCATCCGCCCCATGTCGAGCCGCACGCCCTGTGTCAACGCCTCTCGGCAGGCGGAATGCGCTCGACTAGGGTGTGAGCGACCGCCAGGGGAGGAGTCGCATGGAGACGTGGCCCGGATCGGCCTACCCGCTGGGGGCGACCTTCGACGGGAGCGGCACGAACTTCGCGCTGTTCAGCGAGGCCGCCGAGAAGGTCGAGCTGTGCCTGTTCGACGAGACGGATGCCGAGACCCGCGTGCCGCTCGTCGACGTCGACGCGTTCGTGTGGCACGCCTACCTCCCGAACGTGCGGCCTGGCCAGCGGTACGGGTATCGCGTGCACGGCGAGCACAACCCCGCCGGAGGCAGGCGCTTCAACCCGAACAAGCTCCTCCTCGACCCATACGCGAAGGCCGTCGAGGGGCAGGTCCAGTGGAACCAGTCCGTGTTCGGCTACGACTTCGGCGATCCCGACTCGCGCAACGACGACGACTCCGCGGCGAGCATGATGAAGGGCGTCGTCGTGAACCCGTTCTTCGACTGGGCGGGTGACCGGCAGCCGAAGACTCCGTACGCCGAGTCGCTCATCTATGAGGCGCACGTGAAGGGTCTCACGATGCTGCATCCGGCCGTTCCCGAAGAGCTGCGCGGAACCTACGCCGGGCTCGCGCATCCGGCCGTGATCGACCACCTCCGCAAGCTCGGGGTCACCGCCGTCGAGCTCATGCCCGTGCACCAGTTCGTCGACGACGACACGCTCCAGCAGAAGGGGCTGTCGAACTACTGGGGCTACAACACGATCTCGTTCTTCGCTCCGCAGAACACGTACGCCTCGCCGGGTGAGCCGGGTCAGCAGGTGCAGGAGTTCAAGGCGATGGTGCGGGCGCTTCACGCGGCCGACATCGAGGTGATCCTCGACGTCGTCTACAACCACACGGCCGAGGGCAGCCACCTGGGGCCGACGCTGAGCATGCGCGGCATCGACAACGCCGCGTACTACCGGCTCGAAGAGGACGACAAGCGGTACTACACCGACTACACGGGCACGGGGAACAGCCTCAACGTGTCGAGCCCCCACTCGCTCCAGCTCATCATGGACTCGCTGCGCTACTGGGTGCTCGAGATGCACGTGGACGGGTTCCGGTTCGACCTCGCGGCGACGCTCGCGCGGGAGTTCTACGACGTCGACAAGCTGGCCACCTTCTTCGAGCTCGTCCAGCAGGATCCGGTCGTGTCACAGGTGAAGCTCATCGCCGAGCCGTGGGACGTGGGTCCGGGCGGGTACCAGGTGGGCAACTTCCCGCCGCAGTGGACCGAGTGGAACGGCAAGTACCGCGACACCGTGCGCGACTTCTGGCGCGGCGAGCCCGCGACCCTCGGCGAGTTCGCGTCGCGGCTCACCGGGTCGGCGGACCTGTACGAGCACTCGGGACGGCGGCCCGTGGCATCCGTCAACTTCGTCACTGCCCACGACGGGTTCACGCTGCGCGACCTCGTGTCGTACAACGACAAGCACAACGAGGCCAACGGCGAGGACAACAAGGACGGCGCCGACGACAACCGCTCGTGGAACTGCGGCGTCGAAGGACCCACCGACGACCCCGCCGTGCTCGAGCTGCGGGCGCGCCAGCAGCGCAACTTCCTCGCGACGCTGCTGCTCAGCCAGG
Proteins encoded:
- a CDS encoding uroporphyrinogen-III synthase, which translates into the protein MSEPPRPLLSAALAGCVIVIAVDRRSSELSAALERHGAQVQHAPALTIVPHIDDDALVARTRELIENPPDIVVATTGVGFRGWIEAADEAGLSDPLHDALAVARFVARGPKARGAIQQAGFTADWVAETETAAELGEFLVAEGVVGRRIAVQHHGSGADGLDELFTSHGADVVSLTVYRWGAPPDAAAVTRSVIAAASGEVDAVLFTSAPGAAEWLAAAAREGVVADIARRARARRLLVAAVGPVTAGPLRAADIEVLVADRGRLGALVRGVVTYYASGRAAAVETAAGRLELRSSGAVLDGEFRPLSRTSVELLGALFDARGRVVSRGSLLDVLPRSADSAHAVEMAIARLREAVGAPELIRTVVKRGYRLDVQEDE
- a CDS encoding bifunctional nitrate reductase/sulfite reductase flavoprotein subunit alpha, whose translation is MTTPADTIAREHDGATGTATRTVCSYCGVGCGIVVTTEPGGEGHPAISRVAGDRAHPTNHGRLCTKGATHAELMRAPGRMTTAYVRPERGGPAIPASLDAAIREAARRLRAIVDEHGPDAVAVYVSGQMSTEAQYLSNKLVKGFLRGIHLESNSRLCMASAGTGYKQSLGADGPPGAYEDIDRADLFFVIGSNTADCHPILFLRMADRLRAGARLIVVDPRRTATADRADLFLQIRPGTDLALLNGLLHVLVAEGRIDEEFIREHTDGWDAMPAFLADYDPVTVARITGLREEDLRTVARWIGEAGEWMTLWTMGLNQSTHGTWNTNAICNLHLATGAICRPGSGPLSLTGQPNAMGGREMGYMGPGLPGQRSVFDADDRAFAERVWGVAPGSIRAEAGTGTVDMYRAMAEGEIKAAWIICTNPVVSVANRRTVIEGLEAADLIIAQDVFTETATTAYADILLPAALWVESDGVTVNSDRTLTLVQRSIDAPGDATPDWRLICLMAEALGFGEAFSYASSEEVFDELRRFWNPATGWDLRGVTYQRLREGPVQWPASPGDGEARHPIRYLNDGVSQSLHTGQDGRMPRLAFPTPSRRAQFLARPHLDPAELPDDDYPLVLNTGRLPHQWHTMTKTGRVPALMRLDPGPFVEVNPHDAEGLGIAEGDQIEVASRRGRVVLPAVVTDRVQPGFCFAPFHWNDEHGEYLTVNALTNDAVDEASRQPEFKYAAVTLRRVAGAAKNESPDAVALAAAEGDRPVIATHEEAYLAGFLAGVAGTTARRAVVPALPASAPVSEPVRAWFNGLLARAASGGVEPAGLTSALGSGPRRDDVLLVWGSQTGTTEEFARATATALAERGVTVRPVGMDAIAVGDLTRIERLLVVTSTFGDGGPPDNAAGLWDELRADGAPALDGLRYSVLAFGDTGYADFCAHGRSLDARLGELGATAIVPRVDCEAHDPGPARRWLDDVLAALSEDPRARAGTVSGAAAGASDSPATANATTSVPEPFTRARPLVTPLVRNELLSGAGSAKEVRRIAFDLSSADLTYSAGDSIGVVCDNDPRTVEAWLTTTRLGAATTVSVDGERRRFGDVLRTRLDVTRITPALLRFVVERTADARLARLVRNNSADLERFLWSKQAVDLLREFPVHAEPEEWIDVLSRLQPRQYSISSSPLVSPDRVEATVSVVRFRTEAGEARGGVCSTLLADRAAHTPVPIYLQRSLHFRPPLDPTARVVMVGPGTGVAPFRAFLHDRRANGHTGANWLFFGDQHAATDFLYRDELEAMHADGFLTRLDLAFSRDQRQKVYVQDRMLEHGARLWHWLQEGAYLYVCGDASRMARDVDATLVRLARVHGGLGEDDADEFKRRLVAEKRYLRDVY
- the cobA gene encoding uroporphyrinogen-III C-methyltransferase, translating into MTTVIGVSLTGRDVLMVGGGSVTARRLPRFIEEGARVRVVAPALDPAVAALVREHDVRWIARAVAASDLDDVWFVHTATGDPHTDEWVARACEERRTLCVNASDGAHGTARLAAEARSGDVLVGVVSDSGVDPSRAARLRDAVATLLREGRLPVRRRRATASGHVALVGGGPGPEDLMTVRGRRLLAEADVVVADRLGPASVLSDLDSDVQVIDVGKRPGHHPVPQERINELLVEHARAGRRVVRLKGGDPFVLGRGGEEVAACLAAGVAVEVVPGISSALAVPQAAGIPVTHRGTAGAVHVVNGQATVSPATLAALADPDATTVVLMGVAALPRLMRSALDAGVPEDRPVAIVESGHTARQRTTRTTLGRAVDDAHAVGVSNPAVIVVGDVARADLLLPAPAATREGAGP
- a CDS encoding MFS transporter encodes the protein MTITPATSSPPQSGPELADPGAPAPEASAVRLTRRPGRWIDGWDAENPTFWAAEGRSIARRNLGWSIFAEFLGFIVWQLWSIVVVMLPDAGFTFSSSEAFWLISLPSLVGATLRFPYTFMVARFGGRNWTIVSAALLLVPTTLLGIVVTNSSTPFGVMLLIAALAGVGGGNFASSMANITYFFPQREKGWALGLNAAGGNIGTSVAQLLVPIAVTFGAAATLNLALAGWMWIPLILLATWGAWRYMDNLSSAKADFAASAAALREPHLWLLSLLYIGTFGSFIGFASVFPKLIADQFPEFSTFQVGQASLQLAFIGALVGSLARPYGGRLSDRFGGARVTVAAFAVMAIGALALIGLLPLGSFWLFLACFVVIFAATGVGNGSTYRMIPMVFAARGRVRGADATPAVASQRQAAAALGLISAIGAYGGFLVPQLLNASQSATGGYTAAFWAFAAVYAVLLAITLFVYAIPRKSLAHERI
- the nirD gene encoding nitrite reductase small subunit NirD, whose product is MTIVSTAEKRPTRTWEWVRVCAVADLEPERGRAALIDGVQLALFLLHGPDDGGPIFAVSNLDPYSGANVISRGIVGTRADAPTVASPMYKQVFDLRTGACLDTLGKDERSLETWPVAVRAGDVFVRWAARS
- a CDS encoding sirohydrochlorin chelatase, translated to MIRPVLIACSHGTSSPDGRTAIGSLVDEVRVLLPGVDVREAFVDVQEPSIDEVVAALPPGRSAVIVPLLLSTGFHTGVDIARAARLRDGVVAAPPLGPHDLLALVLESRLGELGLRSDDAIVLAAAGSSDPRAADDVGAVAQLLSRCLSRPVGVGFAAGCDPRIDAAVSAARAAGASRVVAASYVLAPGYFADVIRTSGADAATSPLGPDPRIAAIVAERYRAAAAPVAGAA